Within Terriglobales bacterium, the genomic segment GGGCGGCGATAGACGGCGCACAGCGGCTGGTAGCCTCCGGCCACCCGCGGGACGGTGACCACGGCGGAGGATGCCCGCGCCTGCTCCACCAGGAAACGCAGCAGGGCGGAGGTGAGCAGCGGGGTGTCCACCGCCAGGACCAGGTTCAACTCGCTGGCGGAGGCGCTCAGGGCGGCGTGGATGCCGCCCAGAGGCCCATGGTCGGGGTAGAGGTCCTCGATCACCGGGGCGAAGGCGGCGAAGCGGTCGCGCTCGCCCACCAGGAAGACCTCCGTGGCCAGCGAGCGAGCCAGGGAGAGCGCGCGGGAGAGCAGGGTCTCGCCCTGGAACTCCAGGAAGGCCTTGTCGGCGCCCATGCGCGTGCTGCGGCCTCCGGCCAGGATGAAGGCGGAGAGATCGGTGGCAGGCTGGGTCACGGGGACAGTGTAAAACATTCCGCAGTCAGCACTCGGCACTCAGCCGAGCCAGGGCCATCGGCGGAAGCGCAGAGGGGTGAATGCTGGCGGCTGAGTGCTGGATGCTTCTGCATGCTACAATCGCGCTCGCTTCCCCGCTCCCAGCCAGAAACCACGCCTGAAGCGCGCTCCGGCGCCGCGGACGGGGACCCCAAAGACGGCCCATGAACATCCGCCGCAGGCTACTGTACGCCGTCGTTCTCCTGCTCCTGCTCATCGGGGTGGCGGTGGACGGATACCGCGCGCTGGGCCCACCGGGCACCAGCCTGCTCGACTCCCTGTACATGGTGGTGATCACGCTGGCGGGGGTGGGCTACGGGGAGATCGTCTCCACCGCCGGGCGTCCCGCGCTGCGCGTCTTCAACATGTTCGTGATCATGGTCGGGGTCATGATCACGCTGTACGTCTTCTCCGCGGTGACCGCCTTCCTGGTGGAAGGCGAACTGAGCAACATCTTCTGGAGGCGCAAATTGCAGAAGCGCATCAGCGAACTGCGGCAGCACTTCATCGTCTGCGGCCTGGGCGGCACCGGCCGCTACGCCGTCGAAGAACTGCACAAGACGGGCACGCCCTACGTGGTCATCGAGACCAGTGAAGAGCCGGTGGAGAAGTTCCGCGGGCACCACGAGAACCTCAAGGACATGCTCTACCTGGTAGGCGACGCCACTGACGAGGAGACCTTGGACCGGGCGGGGCTGGCGCACGCCAAGGGGGTGATCGCGGCGGTGGCCTCGGAGAAGGACAACCTGGTGATCACGGTGATGGTGCGGCAGAAGAACCCGCGGGTGCGCATCGTGGCCCGCTACTCGGACGCGAAGTACGCGGACCGCATGCTCAAGGCGGGGGCCAACGCCGCCGTCTCCCCCGACCAGATCGGGGGCCTGCGCATGGCCAGCGAGGCCCTGCGCCCCCACGTGACCAGCTTCCTGGATCTGATGCTGCGGGAGCAGTCGCGCACCCTGCGCATCGAGGAGATCGACGTGGGCGGGCACTCGCCCTGGGCGGGCCGCACCC encodes:
- a CDS encoding potassium channel protein, which gives rise to MNIRRRLLYAVVLLLLLIGVAVDGYRALGPPGTSLLDSLYMVVITLAGVGYGEIVSTAGRPALRVFNMFVIMVGVMITLYVFSAVTAFLVEGELSNIFWRRKLQKRISELRQHFIVCGLGGTGRYAVEELHKTGTPYVVIETSEEPVEKFRGHHENLKDMLYLVGDATDEETLDRAGLAHAKGVIAAVASEKDNLVITVMVRQKNPRVRIVARYSDAKYADRMLKAGANAAVSPDQIGGLRMASEALRPHVTSFLDLMLREQSRTLRIEEIDVGGHSPWAGRTLEQVDLRNRFNLLVLAVKVAQEGREMQFLPNPPDSLTLLAGAAIIVMGDMTELRRARHEAQHDQPVLSGSET
- a CDS encoding molybdenum cofactor guanylyltransferase, which gives rise to MFYTVPVTQPATDLSAFILAGGRSTRMGADKAFLEFQGETLLSRALSLARSLATEVFLVGERDRFAAFAPVIEDLYPDHGPLGGIHAALSASASELNLVLAVDTPLLTSALLRFLVEQARASSAVVTVPRVAGGYQPLCAVYRRPFRETAEAALRQGRNKIDPLFSALPLRVLEEEELARFEFLPEMFDNLNTREDLERAARRREKRTP